In Bacilli bacterium, one genomic interval encodes:
- a CDS encoding 5-formyltetrahydrofolate cyclo-ligase: MEKQSAMAKQELRARMKELRSQLSPFEASAKSAAICETARHWVARHARRKERDSLTVFTYIPFRQEVDVKPLIAACFEFGCRIAAPRVDKPARRMEPVVIQNLHELVVGNWGMLEPPADKPILSENEPIDLILVPGVAFDRAGHRLGYGGGFYDRFLASYRQRHGSLPMCLALAYSLQIVEHLPNEAHDVPVDLIITENEMIFRPKQEEGDRHAVESGDIDRDE; this comes from the coding sequence TTGGAGAAACAATCAGCGATGGCAAAGCAAGAGTTGAGAGCAAGGATGAAAGAACTTCGTTCGCAACTGTCTCCATTCGAAGCTTCGGCAAAATCCGCCGCAATCTGCGAAACGGCGCGGCATTGGGTGGCGCGCCATGCTCGTCGCAAGGAGCGCGATTCGCTCACCGTTTTTACGTATATTCCGTTCCGGCAAGAAGTTGACGTGAAACCGCTGATCGCGGCTTGCTTTGAGTTCGGCTGCCGCATCGCGGCGCCCAGAGTGGACAAGCCCGCACGCCGCATGGAGCCGGTTGTAATACAAAATCTTCACGAACTGGTTGTCGGGAATTGGGGGATGCTCGAGCCGCCAGCGGACAAGCCGATTTTATCCGAAAATGAGCCGATCGACCTTATATTGGTGCCGGGAGTCGCTTTTGACCGGGCCGGGCATCGCCTTGGTTACGGCGGCGGCTTCTATGATCGTTTTCTGGCTTCCTACAGACAGCGCCATGGCTCACTGCCGATGTGTCTCGCGCTGGCTTACTCATTGCAAATCGTTGAACATTTACCAAATGAAGCGCATGATGTGCCTGTTGATTTGATCATTACGGAAAATGAGATGATTTTTCGCCCCAAACAAGAGGAGGGAGATCGTCATGCAGTGGAGAGCGGCGATATTGACCGTGACGAGTAG